Below is a window of Lacibacter sp. H407 DNA.
AAGGCTTTGCGCTTGTGCTGACAATCAATCAAAATCTTAGCTTTGCAGTGGGTTGAAACGGCTTTTACAGCGGAGCAGGAACAAAGGGCGGGAAACCGCTGCCCACGCAGGGAACCGAAGGCTTCTGCTCTTAAAAATAAACCCGCTTTTTCGTTTGGCTGATACTTGAATTTCGGCTACCTTTGCAAACTCTTTAAAATAGGGTGATATGGGAACTCGCCGGGAATATGAAATAGCTTTTGTGGGATTGAAGCCCGGCATACATGAGTTTCAGTATGAAATTGATGACAGGTTCTTTGAAGAATTCGGGAAACAGGACTTTGAAAACTGTAAGGCAAACGTAAAGCTGGAGCTGGAAAAGAATACCGGTTTTATGATGCTGAAGTTTGAGGTGGGCGGTACAGCCGGCGTTCTTTGCGACCGCTGCGGTAACGATTTACCTTTAGAACTGTGGGACGAATTCGAGATGCTGGTGAAAATGACCGATGAACCGGAGAAGATGAATGAAGAAGAGGAGAGCCCCGATGTGCATTATATCTCCCGAACCGAAAGTCATTTACACGTGAAGAACTGGATCTATGAGTTCATCATACTCAGCATCCCCATGCAAAAAATGTGCAGGGAAAGTGAAATGGGCGGACCGCATTGCAACAAAGAAGTGCTGGCTCGTCTTGCTCAACTCAACCCGCAGCCAAACGATAGTAATAACACATCCATCTGGAAAGGGTTGGATAAATTCAGAAACGAGTAAAATTTAAAGATATGCCGAATCCAAAACGCAGACATTCGCAGCAACGCAGTGCAAAGCGTCGTACACACTACACCGCCGTGCAAGTTACCTTAACAAAGGACAGCACTACCGGCGAAACACATCCACGTCACCGTGCGCATGTGAGTGAAGGTAAGTTGTACTACAAAGGAAAATTAGTAGCTGAGAAAGCTCCTGCTAAAGCGTAAGCTTTTATAACTAACTTACCTGCATGGTCATAGGTATTGACATGATGGGTGGCGACTACGCCCCTCAGCAATCGCTGTTGGGCGTAGATTTGTTTTTAGCCGATGCTGTTCCCGGAATTGAACTGGTGTTGATCGGGAATGAGCAAGTGCTGCGTGAACATTTTTCCACACTTCCTCCTTCTGTTTCGTTTGTGCATGCAACCGAGGTGATCGATATGCACGAACCGCCCACACGTGCCCTGCGTGATAAACCGGGTTCATCGATGAACATTGGTTTCGACTTGCTGGCCAAAGGCAATGTGGATGCATTTGTAAGCGCTGGTAACACAGGCGCTATGATGGTGGGTGTATTTTATACCATCAAAGCCATTGAAGGAGTATTGCGTCCAACCATTTCAACCGTTATTCCAAAAGTACAAGGTGGTTATGGGTTGATTCTGGATGTGGGATTACAAGCCGATTGTAAACCCGAAAATCTGTTGCAAAATGCTATTCTCGGCAGCATCTATGCACAAACCATTCTGGAGATCGAAAATCCATCAGTTGCACTGATCAATATCGGAGAAGAAGAGGGAAAAGGAAACCTGCTGGCACAGGCGGCCTATCGCTTGCTGAAAGAAAATAAGCTGATCAATTTTATCGGGAATATTGAAGGGCGTGAAATACTTACAGGTAAGGCAGATGTAATGGTGTGTGACGGCTTTACCGGTAATGTGATCCTGAAACTGGGAGAATCGATCTTTGATATTTCAAAATCACGCAACCTTGATGAAGATGATTATTTCAAGCGGTTCAATTTCGAAACCTATGGCGGCACACCCATTTTAGGTGTTGACAAGCCGGTGATTGTTGGTCATGGCATTTCTACTCCAAAGGCCTACCGTAATATGATTCATTTAGCCACAAAAATGATCGAAACAAAACTGCTGGAGAAGATGAAAGAAAAATTTGTGAGTGAGGAAGGCGAAGAAGCAAGCTGATATAAACTTATAAAAAACAGAAAAGCCTCCGAAAGGAGGCTTTAGTTTTTCTGTGATCCCGCTGGGACTCGAACCCAGGACCCCAACATTAAAAGTGTCGTGCTCTACCAACTGAGCTACGGAATCGTTCCAAAAAATTATTTGTTTTTTGGGAGTGCAAAAATAGGGTAATTACATTTCGCTCCCAACTTTTATCAAAAAATGTTTTCTTTTTTATAAAAATCAATTCAGTGGCATTGGATGTGGCTGACGTATTTTTGTTTTCTAATCAATTTTGAATGGAGTTTACAAATAAAGTAGTGGTAATTACAGGGGGCAGTGATGGAATAGGAAAAGCATTGGTGGAGATCTTATTGCAAAAAGGAGCAAAGGTTGCAACCTGCGGCCGTAATCATGATAAGTTATATTCATTGCAGCAACAATTTGCAGGCGCCTCGTTACATACATCCGTTGCTGATGTAAGCAATGAAGACGATTGTAAACGTTTCATCAGCTCAACTGTAACTGCATTTGACGGTATTGATATTCTCATCAACAATGCAGGATTATCGATGCGTGCTTTAATTGTTGATTCGGATGTGCAGGCATTCAAGCGCTTGATGGATGTAAATTTCTGGGGCACTGTTTATACAACCAAGGCTGCATTACCCTATATCATTGAACGAAAAGGAAGCATCGCCGGTATTTCTTCTATTGTTGGAAACAGAGGTATACCCGGCCGCAGTGCTTATTCAGCATCTAAATTTGCAATGCAAGGTTGGCTGGAAGCACTGCGTGTAGAAATGTTTCATCATGGTGTAAATGTATTGTGGGTGTCGCCCGGTTTTATTGCAACCAATATCCGTTCAGTAGCATTGAATGCAGAAGGTAAACCCATTGGTGAAACACCGATGGATGAATCGAAACTGATGAGCCCTGAAGAATGTGCAATGCATATACTTACTGCAATTGCAAAACGGAAACGTTCCATTGTACTAACGGTTACCGGTAAGGCAACTGTATGGATGAGTAAATTTTTACCGGGCATTGCAGATAAATACATTCATAAGTTTTTCTTTAAGGAAGGGAAACTCATTAAGTAATCTGGTTGTTGCAAGTGCTGCAATCAATACAGCATGCAGTTTCCTTCTGCTTCCTATCGATTATTTTTTATCTTTCGTTTTTAATTGTTTATTTCTGAATGGCGTTACTAACCCTTACATCTGACATTGGTGAGCAGGACTACCTGGCCGGGGCAGTAAAAGCTGTTTTGTTACGGCAGGATCCAACTTTTCAATTACTGGATATTACCCATCAGCTTTCACCAAACAATGATCCGCAAGCCGCTTACATTATCCGCAACGCTACTAAACAATTTCCGCAGGGTACATTTCATATCATCCTGGTGAATTTGTTTCAATACAAGCCTGAACACTTGTTGATGGTGCGACATAACGATCAGTATTTCTGTATGGCCGATAACGGACTCATCACCATGATCCTTGAAGAAACACCGGATGAAGTGGTGGCGTTACCATTGGATAAATCCATTGCACGAAACACTTTGGCTTGTGCCGAAGTATTTGGCCGGGCCATTAAAGAAGTGGCTGCCGGTACAGCAATGAAACAGTTGGGCGATGCATCAGTATCGATCCAGGTGCGGAATCCGTTGCGACCCATCAGCACCAGTCAGTACATCGAAGGGCAAATTATTTCCATTGATCATTTTGAAAATGTGATCGTAAACATTACACACGAAGAATTTGAAGCACAGCGAAAAGGCCGCAGGTTTAAGATTGTGTTCAAACGTGATGAAGTGATCGACCGTGTAAGTGAAACTTATGCCGACGTGCCGGAAGGAGAAAAGCTGGCGCTCTTTAATTCAGCAGGTTACCTCGAGATCGCTATCAACAAAGGAAATGCTGCCGGGCTGTTTGGCTTGCAGGGATTTTCTGAAAAAAGCACAAGCCAGTACACGCAAAGCCGGTTGTTTTATCAAACAGTGAGGGTTTACTTTGAGTAAAAGCAGCCCATCAAATTATCCTGTTAAAACAATTGTTAAATACTCGTTTCTACCCTCATCTCCTTATTTTTGCCTCCTCCCACTTTAACCGGGAACTTCAAAACCAACGCTTCATATGAATTTTCAAAAGCTCAACAACATTACAGGCTGGATTATTGGTCTTGTGGCCTGCGCTGTGTACGTGTTAACCATGGAACCTACAGGTAGTTTGTGGGATACAGGTGAATTTATTTCCTGTGCATACAAATTAGGTATTCCACATCCTCCGGGCGCACCGTTGTTTATTATGCTCGGCCGCTTATTTACCTTGTTTACGCCGGGTGATGCTGCGATTGGTGTAAACCTTCTTTCCGCTTTATCAAGTGGTTTCACCATTATGTTCCTGTTCTGGACCATTACACATTTTGGCCGCAGACTGGTGCAGAAAGGAGATGAAGAATTACAGGGCAATCAATTATTTACGGTGATGGCAGCCGGTGTTATCGGCGCATTAGCTTATACATTCAGCGATTCGTTTTGGTACAGTGCGGTAGAAGGTGAAGTATATGCCTTGTCATCTTTCTTTACAGCCATTGTATTCTGGATGATCCTGAAATGGGAACATGAAGATTCAAGAGCGGGTGAGGATGATATTAAACGTACACGTGCAGAACGCTGGATCGTGTTGACGTTCTTTATGATGGGATTAAGTATTGGAGTTCACTTATTGAACCTCCTTACTATTCCTGCCATTGTAATGGTGTATTATTTCCGCAGATATAAACCAACATGGACGGGTGGCATTATTGCCTTCCTTATTGGTTGTGTAATTACCGGTGTTATTCAGAAAGCCGTTATTCAGTGGAGTATTGGCAGTGCCGGTTGGTTCGATCGTTTATTTGTAAACAGTTTCGGCTTACCATTCTTCAGTGGATTTATTTTCTTCTTTGTGTTGCTGGGTGTTGGTATCTGGTTTGGTTTACGTTGGGCACAAGCCAATCACAATCGTTTTTTGCGTTTGGGCTTGTGGTGTTTAACGTTTATGCTCATCGGATATTCAGCTTACTTAACTACCATGATCCGTTCCAATGCCAATCCCGGTATTGATATGAACGATGTGAACAATCCTATTTCATTAGTAAGCTATCTCAGTCGTGAGCAATATGGTGATGTGCCATTGTTGAAAGGCCAAATGTTTACAGCAGAAGCAGAAGAGTATGCAGAAGAAGGTGATTCGTACCAGCGTGTGGGCGATCGTTATGAAGTAACAGGTAAAAAAAGAAAAGCAGTTTATCCTGCTGATAAAACGATGGTGTTTCCACGTGTATGGGATGCAAGTAACGATCAGGGACATGCAGATTATTATGCACAGTTTCTTGGTATTGGCAAATACCAGGATCGTCAAACAGGAAAAGTTTCTTACGAGCGTGATCCTGATATGGCCGATAACTTTAAATTCTTCTTTGGCTACCAGGTAAACATCATGTACTTCCGTTATTTCATGTGGAATTTTGCAGGAAAGCAAAATGACGTGCAAGGTTTGGGCGAACGCCGAAACAGTAACTGGATCAGCGGTATTTCATTTGTTGATGACACGAGATTGGGAAATCAAAAGTTGATGCCAGACAGCTTAAAAAATAGTCCGGCAAATAATAAGTATTTTTTATTGCCATTCTTTTTGGGCGTTTTTGGATTAGTATTTCAATTCACACGGAAAAATAAAGATGGGTTGATTGTAGGTTTGTTATTCTTATTTACCGGTTTGGCCATTGTATTGTATTTGAACCAGGCGGGTCCGCAACCACGTGAACGTGATTATGCATACGTAGGAAGTTTTTACGCATTTGCAATCTGGATTGGCTTGTCTGTTGTTGGACTTGTTGAATCTGTAAAACGTAGCAGGCAGGAGTTTCTAACAATGCTTTTATCAGGCGCTGTAATAACATTTCTTGCTCTTATAATGAGTACTCTTTCGGGTTCTTTCGCAGGTTCATTTGGCTCCTCACTTAGTAGTACAATTATTTTTGCAGCTGTTATTGCCCTTTTGTATTTCTTACTAAAAGCCATGTCTGGAAATGGCAAGAATGAAAAATCGCTTGTATTAGCAACCTCTATTATTTGTTTGGCTGTGCCACTCTTAATGGCTGTTCAAAACTGGGATGATCATGATCGCAGCAAAAAAACAATTGCTCCAGATCTGGCAACCAACTATCTTGAAAGTTGCGCACCCAACGCCATTTTATTTACAGTAGGTGATAACGATACGTATCCGCTTTGGTATGCACAGGAAGTAAAAGGTATTCGCCCCGATGTGCGAGTTATCAATACAAGTTTATTA
It encodes the following:
- a CDS encoding YceD family protein; its protein translation is MGTRREYEIAFVGLKPGIHEFQYEIDDRFFEEFGKQDFENCKANVKLELEKNTGFMMLKFEVGGTAGVLCDRCGNDLPLELWDEFEMLVKMTDEPEKMNEEEESPDVHYISRTESHLHVKNWIYEFIILSIPMQKMCRESEMGGPHCNKEVLARLAQLNPQPNDSNNTSIWKGLDKFRNE
- the rpmF gene encoding 50S ribosomal protein L32, which translates into the protein MPNPKRRHSQQRSAKRRTHYTAVQVTLTKDSTTGETHPRHRAHVSEGKLYYKGKLVAEKAPAKA
- the plsX gene encoding phosphate acyltransferase PlsX, whose protein sequence is MVIGIDMMGGDYAPQQSLLGVDLFLADAVPGIELVLIGNEQVLREHFSTLPPSVSFVHATEVIDMHEPPTRALRDKPGSSMNIGFDLLAKGNVDAFVSAGNTGAMMVGVFYTIKAIEGVLRPTISTVIPKVQGGYGLILDVGLQADCKPENLLQNAILGSIYAQTILEIENPSVALINIGEEEGKGNLLAQAAYRLLKENKLINFIGNIEGREILTGKADVMVCDGFTGNVILKLGESIFDISKSRNLDEDDYFKRFNFETYGGTPILGVDKPVIVGHGISTPKAYRNMIHLATKMIETKLLEKMKEKFVSEEGEEAS
- a CDS encoding SDR family oxidoreductase, translating into MEFTNKVVVITGGSDGIGKALVEILLQKGAKVATCGRNHDKLYSLQQQFAGASLHTSVADVSNEDDCKRFISSTVTAFDGIDILINNAGLSMRALIVDSDVQAFKRLMDVNFWGTVYTTKAALPYIIERKGSIAGISSIVGNRGIPGRSAYSASKFAMQGWLEALRVEMFHHGVNVLWVSPGFIATNIRSVALNAEGKPIGETPMDESKLMSPEECAMHILTAIAKRKRSIVLTVTGKATVWMSKFLPGIADKYIHKFFFKEGKLIK
- a CDS encoding SAM hydrolase/SAM-dependent halogenase family protein → MALLTLTSDIGEQDYLAGAVKAVLLRQDPTFQLLDITHQLSPNNDPQAAYIIRNATKQFPQGTFHIILVNLFQYKPEHLLMVRHNDQYFCMADNGLITMILEETPDEVVALPLDKSIARNTLACAEVFGRAIKEVAAGTAMKQLGDASVSIQVRNPLRPISTSQYIEGQIISIDHFENVIVNITHEEFEAQRKGRRFKIVFKRDEVIDRVSETYADVPEGEKLALFNSAGYLEIAINKGNAAGLFGLQGFSEKSTSQYTQSRLFYQTVRVYFE
- a CDS encoding glycosyltransferase family 117 protein, with protein sequence MNFQKLNNITGWIIGLVACAVYVLTMEPTGSLWDTGEFISCAYKLGIPHPPGAPLFIMLGRLFTLFTPGDAAIGVNLLSALSSGFTIMFLFWTITHFGRRLVQKGDEELQGNQLFTVMAAGVIGALAYTFSDSFWYSAVEGEVYALSSFFTAIVFWMILKWEHEDSRAGEDDIKRTRAERWIVLTFFMMGLSIGVHLLNLLTIPAIVMVYYFRRYKPTWTGGIIAFLIGCVITGVIQKAVIQWSIGSAGWFDRLFVNSFGLPFFSGFIFFFVLLGVGIWFGLRWAQANHNRFLRLGLWCLTFMLIGYSAYLTTMIRSNANPGIDMNDVNNPISLVSYLSREQYGDVPLLKGQMFTAEAEEYAEEGDSYQRVGDRYEVTGKKRKAVYPADKTMVFPRVWDASNDQGHADYYAQFLGIGKYQDRQTGKVSYERDPDMADNFKFFFGYQVNIMYFRYFMWNFAGKQNDVQGLGERRNSNWISGISFVDDTRLGNQKLMPDSLKNSPANNKYFLLPFFLGVFGLVFQFTRKNKDGLIVGLLFLFTGLAIVLYLNQAGPQPRERDYAYVGSFYAFAIWIGLSVVGLVESVKRSRQEFLTMLLSGAVITFLALIMSTLSGSFAGSFGSSLSSTIIFAAVIALLYFLLKAMSGNGKNEKSLVLATSIICLAVPLLMAVQNWDDHDRSKKTIAPDLATNYLESCAPNAILFTVGDNDTYPLWYAQEVKGIRPDVRVINTSLLGTDWYINQLRYKVNESDVIDVIWNEDQIAGDKRNVTYHIPVSQTDTAYYDLYTMMKDQVGSDAESKMYRSQGGELINYFPANRFKVPVDPNIVRQNGTVTAKDSVLSEMRFTVPKSYLFKNDAAILNIIAANKWKRPIYFTQPYQLGFDEFLRQDGLTFRLVPVPNARGTANVDWMFDKVMNKFKYGGAQKENVYFDEENRRHMVNIRNAHTVLAMNLIAAGRKEDAKKVLQRADQMMKDKNVPYAMASRYGNDHNEKSFYFAVTAFQAGDLELGKRIMEAVKKDAQQQMAFYESITSADGATPSEYEYQMAKQLVEGIDNALKQYTQAGGTAPQDTLQNKEVPQTIKNTTDSQK